Part of the Desulfocurvibacter africanus subsp. africanus DSM 2603 genome is shown below.
GTAACAGCCCAATACCGCGGCATGGGCGAAGCGCTACGACTTTTGAGCTGCCCGTCGGCCGGAGCCCTCTATCCCTGCGAACTCTATATCCAGGCCAAGGGAATTGCCGGCTTGTCCGACGGACTCTACCATTACAACCCCTTTACGTACGAACTCCGCCTGCTGCGGCAATACGCAGGAGCGAGTCGGGGGCTCACCTTTTATATTACAGCTATCTTTCACCGAGCCGTCTGGAAATATGGCAGCAGGGCGTATCGATACTGCTTGTTGGATACAGGGCACCTGCTCGAAAACCTTCTCCGGGCGGCCATGAGTCTGGGGATCGAATTACAGCCCTGTTATGCTTTCCCGGATGAGGAAACGAACAGGCAGCTGTGCCTCGACCCTGAACGGGAAGCATGTCTGGCCGCCGCCACGAGCGATCCGGTTCCCCAGCCACCTGCTGATCAGCTGGCGGCGGACGAATCCATACTCATTGCCGCGAGCCGCTGCGCCAAAGACGACCTTCCCCCCGCGGAACTCATGGAGGTTCACAGAGCGACCAGCAAACCTTTCTCGCGACCACTGGATTTGACGCCCCTGGCGTGCGGATTTCCGAAACCCTCCACCGGTGTGGGCAGCCTCGGCACATATGCCAAAGCCACGCAACACCGGCGTTCGCAACGCAAGTTCACGCTGGAAGAACTCGCCCGTACGCAGTTTGATATGTTGCTCTCCCTGCTCGCCGGCTTGCAGGCAGACGGGGTAGTGCGGCTTGGGATCATGGCCGAAAGGGTCCACGGCCTGGCCCCTGGCCTATACAGCCTCGAATCGGATGGCAGGCTTAAGCTACTGCACGCCAAGC
Proteins encoded:
- a CDS encoding SagB/ThcOx family dehydrogenase is translated as MDWRSKPTCPKSYPGLPRLKLKPSESLSDAPLSNHLPPQNIRQQVTLVDLSTLLSLAYSVTAQYRGMGEALRLLSCPSAGALYPCELYIQAKGIAGLSDGLYHYNPFTYELRLLRQYAGASRGLTFYITAIFHRAVWKYGSRAYRYCLLDTGHLLENLLRAAMSLGIELQPCYAFPDEETNRQLCLDPEREACLAAATSDPVPQPPADQLAADESILIAASRCAKDDLPPAELMEVHRATSKPFSRPLDLTPLACGFPKPSTGVGSLGTYAKATQHRRSQRKFTLEELARTQFDMLLSLLAGLQADGVVRLGIMAERVHGLAPGLYSLESDGRLKLLHAKPLANELASACLGQAWMAQAALIVLVWANLPALELDYGPRAYRLAHLLSGQLGQRAYLAASALGLGCCGIGAFFDAEVDQVLGLTPDEHLLYLLAFGPVRK